The region CAACTTCAGTCCCAAAACGAACATCAAGAGGAAAACCTGACCATCAGTTTGTTTTCCCCTTTTTTGCTTTTACCACTTTGAATGTCTTGTACATCTGTTGTCTATGTGAAATTGACACTTAAAGTCCGAATTCATCCCATCTGATTTGTTTCTGCTGACGTCTACAGCGACTGAGGCCATTTTAAAAGTGCAACTACATGTTTTTACCAGTAGAGGGAAGTGCTGTTTCATTGACTCTGTCTTTTAGCTTGTTCTCAGTGTTAGACATGTGAATTATGAGGACGGCATCCTGTGAGTGTCAGCTTAGATATGCAGTttttgataaaaaacaaaacaaatactcaAATACAAAGTTCCCATCTTTTCTGTTCTGTGAGTTAAACtaactttttttacatttatttcattattttattcaaatttacCTTTAGCGTCAAGCGTACCCACAAGTTGAtaacaaggccaaaacacttgatgaccctaaggtgcacaactgaagttatgtccctaacatccgctggtggcTGCAAACACCAGCTAACATTTACTGGTATTTGAcaacttaaattgtgcagaagaacTCAAAACGTAAAAGGGACAATCTCCATCTTGTTCTATATTCTAAAATCTAAATAGAACACAGGACTCAAGTTTGAATTCACTATTTAATTTTGTACATCTGgtcacagaaaagaaacaatcaAGGCCTGCCGacatcactcactcactcactcgctcgCTCAGTCACTCACTTGTGCTATTTTCTATCTTTGATTCATCTCTGCTTTTATAActtagaaaataatttaaatacaaaaacattgatgattttttttttcgttcATGGGCACTTGAGAGAGATGAAACTCCAATGAAGGGGCTGGCAAACACATCAgggtgtgtttttctgtgtgtgtgtttgttttttacagacGTAAAATGGAGGTGGGTTGTTCAGAGTGTTGAGTAATTCTCCCAGAGGAAGGAGTCATTGCGCAGCACTTTGGCCAGTTTCTCGTTGAAAGGCGTGTAAAAGTCCCGCAGGATCTCTTTCGTGATGGGCAGCATGGGTCCCAGGCTTTTGTCGGCCGGCCTCCTGGTGTTTGACGCTGGACTTCGCGTGATCTCTGACTCTATTTCTTTTGTCAGTGGTCctgtaaaacacataaaaacacttcacatcTTCCATCCTCCTTGGCCACTTCAGATTTTTCCACAGCACTAAACAaatggtggaaaaaaacagcGAAGGACACttgaaatgtcaacatgtatCAGCAGTGCTCTTAGCGGAGGGGTTGATGCTCTGGGAGGTGATCGCACCTCAGCAGCTATTTGAGGAGCCGAGTCAGAGCGGTGGGGTAATTGGGATGAACCAGTATGAAAGAACTAAGGGGGGGTCAGAGTCTAAGGGACAGTTTTTGACACTAGCCTGTCACTAGGCAATCTACAGTGGAAGGACACATTGGCACCACTGATAATGAATGGAAGGTGTTAGAAATTTCAGAACTTCagaagaatattttattttctaagatAGTAAAGTACTTAAATCACCAGATTTTGTATAATGCAGTACCTGTAATACTCTGCACAGATGGagcaataaaaacatgactAATTTTCTTAGTTGAAAGTAGAAATGATGCACACCAACTGAGATTTCAACTTtttaaatctgtctgtgtgaaacTGTTTGGAGATTGAGTTAAGTCAGTTTGTGTCCGACAGTGACATGCGCTAAATATGACATATCACATTTTGTATTATACTGATCAAAGTCCCCAGAAGCAATGGGTACAGTCATGGTCATGTGTTGGGCTGCGTCGGTTACTCACTCAGCTTCAGGAAGTCAAAGACTTTGTGCATTGTGTATTTCCGATTAGAGGCGTGGTCTTCCAGCCTCAGGACCAGAATCTGTTCCCTGCTGAAGACGGTCAGCCAGTCCATTAGATACACAATGTACAGGCCAACTTGCAATCTGACCTgagcacacaaaacaaaagaatcaaTGAGAGATAATCAGGCTCTATCCGAGAAACTTCCTCCTCAGCTGAGGGACGTGAAGTGCACGGCATGCACGAGTGAACTTCTTTACGGTGATGCACAGCGAgggaaaggagggaggaaggagattCATCCAGCTGTCATCACCCCAATTCATTCAGCTGGTTAATGCTGGGTATTGTGTGGGCATGTGAACACGAACTAAATCATGTTGTGAGAGTGTAAGAGAAAGATGGAGTTGTTATATAGAATTAGAAACCTGCAGTGGACTACATAAAAATTCTCGACTCCTtcataattaatttaatttcaccCAAATATTCGTTAACTATTAATCAAAACTTTTCAAGCAAAATCGAAAAACCTTTCCGAGTTCTAGTTtgtcaaatgtgaggatttgtttCCTTCCCATTGTTAAATAACTGTGAATTGAATATTTGGGGATTTGGGTTGTACAAAACTAATATCAGCTTGGGCTCTGGGAACTTGTATTAGATTAACCAGTGTCGCAAGTAATTCATTTTTAGTTGTAGCCCAGTAAATAAGAGATATGCAACGTATCTGCTGTAGAAAAATTTACTAGTAGATTCCCCTGTGACCATTGGTTGCAGAACAGTAGGTGGAAACAAAATGCCTTGTTATTGAAAATTGGGAAACTGAAAGGCCTTTCAGAATAAATGATTACATGCCAAGTAACTCTCGCTTTCTTAAATCAATTTGGTATAACAAACAACTGCGCTGCCACGCTGGAGTTCTATACATCTTTTCTCTCCAGACTCTAATCTGAGCTCTGAAACTTTTATCAAGGAGCCACAGGCGTCAGAGCCTGCTGTAAGGACAGCTGTAATGCTTTTCACATGGTCTAATAACTCTGAGGAGATATTAGTGGATGGACAATAAGGCCTGCAGCAGAGGATAAGCGTGATCCCACAGGGCCGTAAAGCTTGTCTGTGGCAGTTGAAGAGAAGGAACTCATTTTAGCAGCTTGGAGGGGGAGCCAAGAGAGGACGGGCTAGGCTCTTCTGCCccctcctggctggtctgcCTCAGGGCACTGTGGGAAAAGCTGGCCAGGGGCCCTACACTGGGGCCCTACTGTCAAGAGACTCGCTCTGTTTTGTGAGTAGAGAGTAAGCTGGTAAACTAGGTTTTCTCATACAAAGAGAGGCTGTAGACGCTGCACACCTCAGTGGAGCAAAAGTGTTGCCAATCCCTTTTCGTAAAGTCGCCCCCTGTAAGCTCTATCGTGTGTTAATGAAGTGTGGATTTTTCCTCTGACTCCTTTTCAATTTCTTTCTTCCCACCAGCTGAATACGCTGGTTGCTGAAGGCCATTTTTTTGTGCAGGGACTGTGAGACAGAAGTAAGAAGGAGGACACACTCACTGGCATGGCATTGTTGACAGTAGTGTTGTACACACAGGAGCGCATTGTGTACTCTGTAAGGCACCCCTCGAATAACTGCAGTGATTCTGACACCTTCCTGTGGAAATCCTCTGCAGACTTATTGGCAATTCCAAAGTAAAGGTAGTCAGAGTATAACCTGcaagacaaaataaattctCCGTAAAAAAACTTGTGACTGCAGTGTGACAGCTCAGAAGATGGTTCCACAAGAACAAAGTGAAGACATAAAATATtagagaaatatatatatatatatatatatcagtgaTAATGCTTTCCTATATAATGAACTCTGTGTATCCACAGTAAACTCTGATTTTATTGAACTTTTTCTTCCCTTGCCTGCTAATCTCAGCTCTCATGACTCAGTAGGTTAGGTGTCTTGTGCCTCATATCATACTTGTAAAAGAAAAGGCCAAACTATATGCATGTATTATCTTATTTATATCAGCCTGTATTGAAAATGAATGCTTGAGACACATTAATGCTGTTACAATTCAGTATGAGATGTCAGACAGCGCCTGTACCGAGGAGATGCCAAGGTTGTAAACAAGTCGTGCTTAATAAAAATTAATTTCCCCAAGAGTTGCTTCAGGGAAATGTTCAGGCTGTGATATGACAGACAAAGGCAATTATAGAGAGCATGTTCAGGCATTCTCTTaagtaaaaatctaaattaacGGTATAAAGTAATCCCAGTGTGGCTCGCAGGTATTCAGCACTAGGCTCTCTACACGTCTGATAAAGGCTTCATAGTGAAACGTATGTGACAGCCTGACTGTGTAACAGGTAACACGTCTTTAGTTGCCTGTAAACAAGGAATGTATCTGCTTGTATCTGCAGTATTCAGATACGACGGAGGCACAAAGGTGACTATGTGCGTGTCTGATATTTTAAAGATGTAGATGAGAGGCACTGAAACAGTCCCAGATAACTCCCACCTTTCCACCGGGTCCCTGAGCATAACAATGAAGCGGCCATCAGGCTGCAGGGCGTGAACAAAGTCCTGGATGAGGAAAGGAGGCTCTCCCTCTGTGGTGTTGTCATAGAAATACACCCAAGCATCGTTGTCCCACATGGTGGATGCGCTGGCTTCTCCTGCAAAATACACCCACAGTAGTAAAAATAAACCAACTGCTGTGCTGAGATTAATGGAAATGTGCATTTTAGGTTTCTAGTTATCTAATTATATGCTTTGATATTCACCTTaagttttgtattattatttttttctaaaaaagagtcttaagaaaataaacatacattCTCCAATGTATCTATAAATACAACCTAGCTGTAATAAGCTGTGTGTGGAATTTTGTGTCACCTCCTTTCTTTAATTAACCCCAAATTGAGACTTTAACTATCACACCTAGCATGTTCCCAACACACAGGCAAcaagtcaaaaagaaaaaaagagattctTGAACCAGTGCACAAACATATAAGAGAGAGTTATTACACCTCCAGCTGTGAGGAAAAATACTGGAATAACTGTACACACAGTAGCTGTACTAGTGCTCGTAACAAGTCAGAGGACGGCGTTTCACAAACCATTTCAGTGCAGAAACTAAATCAGGCTTAGCTGAGAAATGATATCCAGGATTCATTAGGCTGCCTGTGCCTTCATTATCCTCTTATCTGTGAAGTGAAGCTGTGATGTATTTGGAGGGAACACATCGCAGGCCTtatctgcctctttttttcttggagAAAGGGATGATAGCCAGGACCTATTTTCTGCGATGACAACGGCGAGAGTGAAACAGGATCGCAGCTAATGCCGTTATGCCTAAAAAGATACACACAGCGATCAAGTCTATTTAAAGGTCTCCACTTTATGTCCATTAAAAGGGTTTATTTTGCTCCATGGGGAGAGGCCTTAATAGGCAAAACAAATGGAGCCAGGCCTGTGTGCCTCTGGTGTTTTCCAGCGGCTTGGTCTTGGCCGGTGGCTTGAGGAGAGTCAGAAGCCCACGATTCTGGCCACAGGCCTGCACCTTGCTGCGCTCTCCCAGGGCATGGTGTGAATACTGAGCAGGACTTTGGCACACTCCCCCTTAACAaggattatttatttaaagaggGAGACAAAACAGGGCGGCATGCTAAGCTGCGCTCAATGCACCAACATGGTCCACTGTGAAAAGGCTATTgttgaaaactttaaatgaGTTTTTCTTTGCAGCTGAGCAGTCCTTTCAGATGGTGTTTGGACATTGggggaaagacagagacagatgaaagCATGAGGGGCTGGAGGCAGGATATGCAGATCGAGGAAGGAGGTTTGTGAAAAAAATCTCCACCCCGCTGCGGATATTAATGCTGTCctggcagaaaaaaacaatgattctTTTCTACGGCACTTCAGTGAAGTGGCTAAGTGAAGCAGAAGGAAGTCCAGTATTATTAAGCTGTTAGACTCCTCTTTAGGGCTGAGTCACCGGCTTGCTTAAAAATCACTATCACCCTCTGGAGCGAGCTGCTACAGAGCAGCCCTCTGCTACAGCCCCGTTACCTGCTGCTTTAATAGCAGCTTTGTAATATTGGAGCCGAGATTACAAGCGAAGTTCCAGGCAAGTGTCGGGTCACCCGGAGCCAAACGCGATTGGCTGCAGCCTGATGGGGCCACAGGGAGCTGTCAGTCCACGTTCCACACACAGATCACAGCACCGATACATGACCTGGGTATCAAATATGATTCTGCAGGGAAGGGAGGGCCAAGCTGGTCTCTGACATGATGTCACACTTTgacaaaacaggaagtcaggTTCTATGCTGAACAGGAAATGACTGTGCTACTAAAGCTGCTTGGAGATGTGATTGGAAAGACGAGAGAAATTGTTGTACAtgctttcatttgtattttgtttccTCAGCTTCCATCTAACACTTCTTTAGATAACAGATTAGAggatagaaaaataataatgttccACTCATTAGGTTCTGCTGAGTTTTAAGTAATGCTTTGCTGGCTCAATTTGAAACACTGTGTTAAGCTTTTGTCATGACGTTCCATGTTGAGCTGTTCgttagctttgtgtttttatcatgaCTGAGTGAGGACGCTGTCGGCAGGAGCGTCTCGATGGAATTTAAAGGCCTCAGGCAAAAAGGATCTGGAGGGCCCCTTAGTAGACCAAACATAAAGCAAAACCCCAGCAAAATAATGTGCaaactgtgcacacacatacatttaagtAAAGTAGTAAAGTTTAAGtgcaaaccaccaccaccatcccaGATACGTATTTAAACCTTTtagtcttcaaccaaacctctaaaATTATGAGGCGTGTAACTATAGCTTATGGCAAGGGGTCTCATAAGGGGGTTTCCAACCATGGTTGAGTCTCCTGTACACAGCCTATCTTAGAATTTGATTGATTGCTGTGGACTAATGTAATCAGCCCCTCTCAAAGGTCCCCTCTCAGCTCAAGGCCCTGGGCAATTGTTTAATTTGCCTACCCCTGTTGCAGCGCCTCTTGCAGTCAGCTAGAAGCACTCTTTATTGTGCAGTGGTGTAACAGGTGGCGTTCTGAGTGGGCTCTGAGAGACAAAATACAGACGAATACCCTGTTGAATTTGATTGGTTTATTTTAGCCGATAACAATCCATTCAAATATGTCTGAATCTGCCTTAATGCAGATCCTTTGAATTGGCTGGTGTCATGTCAATGCAACTGAAAACATTACCACCAGATAAGGGatgcacacatgaacacatcgTCTCAAGCCAAatggcccacacacacagaaagccaCTCTACATTGTGCAAAAGATATGAGCTGACTTTAAAAATTGGAATTCAAATTGTTAACCTTTAGTGGATAACtccttatttttcttgtttagGTGGGAGAGGGGGGATTCTAAAGTCTATAAAGAGTGTAAACAATTCAAAATGAGCACCAAAATGGACTGGCTGCCATTTTGCTTACCTATGATAATGTTAGGCCGGCTGGGGCTTCCACTGGTATTTGCTGTGAGGTTGCCCTGGATTTGATAAGCAGCCTGATCGAACAAGTCCAGGTAGTCTTCCACTGGGTATCGATCTTGGAAGCCCTCGCTGAGATGAATGATACCTGGTGGGGGAAGAAGACAGGGATGGTAGATACACTTCGTTGGGCACAGcgaatatttacatttattggCAAGTTATCACATCCTATAGTTTATGGAAAGTAAAAGAGctttatcagaatcagaagtactttattaatccctgtagggaaattcaaactcATTAAACCTGCCTGCCCCCTCCCCTTCAtatgtgtccgtgtgtgtgtggaatatCCTCAGGGATTTTGTGTTGTGCTCCAGAATGTTCTAATAACATCCAATTTCAGATCAGTTTAAAATTCAACACTGTCTCCACTCAGCTTTCACTGTTTTCCAATTAAAGGCCAATGTCAAGTTAATGCTTTTAAAGTAACCTACATAATGTGTTTTCCATCCGAGCTGCTGTGGTCGAAGGTATAATTACAATTATGCAATTGTGGAGATTTGGTGTAGGATTTGGGAGCATCCATGCGGCGTAATGAGGTAGCTCAGGCGTATGTAACTTTCAGTGATGCTTTGATGGTGTCGCAGTAAAACACCTCTCTCTATGAAAACATGATTAGAGGACTCTAGTAAACTCTCCAAATAGCCAGCCTGCAGCATTATTCATCCAGTACATCCAGTACAGTCACATTCATATGAGGTGTCTTGGTGCCGGTGTGTTTCGCTCCAGGGctttttcttcatctctgtGAATAAAGTGTCATGCACTTTTCAAATAGTCCATGTTTCTCGATGGGCACGATACAACAGCAGACACATCTGCTTAAGATTCAAACTGTTCCTCTAAGAAAGTTATGCAGCAAGCATAGCATCAAATCACCTTTTCACAACTCTGGTTGAGTGGAGAGACTCGAGGGGGAATGGTATAAACAACTACAAAACAAGACCATTTGAATTTAGAGTGTTCTCAAAGGATGTCTTAAGAGAAACGTGCTGATTACCAGCGCGTAGCCCTGAGTGCAGCACCAGAGGGGAACGAAAGAAAGTGACAGCGCAGATGAAAGCACGGAGGGAGGCTGGTGACAGTAACTGAGAGGGCCCTATGTCCTTGGGATACGGCTGCATTTGCTGCTACGCAACATCACAAGGCTGCGGAAAACACAAGCATGAGGCGGCCAAATGAAGACAAACAACTCCTCCACTACTCGCAGCTTTAGGAGGTCCAAGTAATTATCAACTGAAACCAAACACAGCACATATAATGAGCATTGCATGCAGACTGATCAATCCACCAAAAAGGTATGTGAGTCTCAGCGGGATTAGAGGCATAGTTAGTCAGCAGCTGGACAAACTTCAAAAGGAGCACGTTGGCTGCAACGGTTAAGCCGCCTTTGATATTTTGCAGCGAGAATTTGGATAAAATTTTGAAACAAATGTGGCCAATGGTGCATGTAACACCCTCAACAATTATTCCACTAACCTCCCCCCCCGGGTGAAATCATTAAAATTGAGTAATGTTTCGACAGATGGCTCTGGGCATAACGACATGTATGAATCAGTCATTACTGAGCAGAAGAATCACATGAAAACGGAGTCACTCATGCTGTGCTGATGTGACGCTGTGGCTGCCGATCTTGACGGAGACTGCACACATATGAACACATCTTTTAAATCACTATAAAGTCATTATCTAATCTGCTTTTTTCGATTTCATAAACTGAGCTATGTTTGAACAGAGTCATCAGGCGGAGGCAGATCGCTGCTCTACAGTTTAATTGCTGCTCTTCACAATTTTATTTCTTCCCAGACACACATTAGTGACACACAAACGCATTGACTCGCACTCCTGATGCCTGCCTCTTTAGCTGCTGAAGGATCTCCATTATTCTTAGTCTTAGTCTTAATGGTTGtttcagtttaataaaaaaaacacatgtaggTATATTGTTATTTGCTTTTCAACAAAAacttaagaaaaacatttttttgttgatttaaatCTGTTGGGGCTGGATGCTAATCATTATCtgcattttatttagaaaatatttATGATCTAAAAGGGAACAGACTCactattctctttttttgtgtgtctttaggAAAAGTCACCGAACACAAAGCAAGGCAGCAAAGTGTCTGCAAGTTAAGTGAGGGTTGGATGTGTATAACGCAGAGGCTTTTCAGTTCATTCTGGGCAAATACTCGCAGATCTTGCCTCGTTTTTAATCCCATCTGTGGTGGCGTGGGGGTTGTTTTAACATCACAGACGCACATGGTGAAGAATACGCATTTAAACCTTCAGACGACATGTGACCAGATGTCAAGCGGCTCCTGTCTCCCATTGCACAGTTTGAgggtttatttctttgtttgagGAAGTGACATATTGCCACCTGTTCAAAGACTGAAAATTAAAGCTAATAGTGTAAGGGAGAATTCTGGATGCGTGTGtctaaaaaaaactgaactgagACGAAGCAGTGATTAACAGATAGCGCTTAACTCCGGCAAATATTTCCACAAAAAACAGAtaagaaacatgaaaatatgcCTCTGAGAATTTGTAAATTATGCAGCAGCTCCCTCTTAAAATGCTCGgctgtcaaattaaataaatgatagGTCTGTTAATCTTTTAAATGAGAGTATCAAATCCCTGGTGTGCCAAGGGTCGAGAAAGGAAGCTGTAAATTGAGGCAAGAACCAGGAGCTGACGGAAGCGAAGTTTGTTTTTGAGACGTGACGCAAGGAATGACAGTACAGGAAACTTTGCAACTGCTCATATAGGTTACAGGCATATGAGAGGGCTGCGTCTTTCATGTGTTTCAACCACATAGTCAAATCTATGTCATTCAAGATGCTGAACTCAGttactttttcacattttgtcctAGT is a window of Paralichthys olivaceus isolate ysfri-2021 chromosome 21, ASM2471397v2, whole genome shotgun sequence DNA encoding:
- the LOC109626592 gene encoding carbohydrate sulfotransferase 15 — translated: MTQMDYKYSLLGSSVDDYRKRPLLLQVDDTPMNLFAILEVKRELPRRWSPLGCFSRIRLYSFVFGLAVTFLITASYILTGDKKGLLLTPSPYHFSSLVSPGPFAFNLSSVKDYAHIKLVVKSITSKVEFQNSRQIPEFKALVNSEQHMFSVIPREFRPGVKNPCWYEEYTGNITSDPYRTNLYARYSRRFRTVFQHLRNTFREHLFHHDGKLYRMRCLPYFYIIGQPKCGTTDLYDRLRLHPDVRFTTFKEPHWWTRKRFGIIHLSEGFQDRYPVEDYLDLFDQAAYQIQGNLTANTSGSPSRPNIIIGEASASTMWDNDAWVYFYDNTTEGEPPFLIQDFVHALQPDGRFIVMLRDPVERLYSDYLYFGIANKSAEDFHRKVSESLQLFEGCLTEYTMRSCVYNTTVNNAMPVRLQVGLYIVYLMDWLTVFSREQILVLRLEDHASNRKYTMHKVFDFLKLRPLTKEIESEITRSPASNTRRPADKSLGPMLPITKEILRDFYTPFNEKLAKVLRNDSFLWENYSTL